A stretch of Nitrospira defluvii DNA encodes these proteins:
- a CDS encoding tetratricopeptide repeat protein → MRDGVRHPALVCHISPILILLTLSLVLPFGAAGRAAPADKPAAKSGPPDKQTLEEEQIVSTTDKITQPVDTDAEAMRHNDLGVAFVFKGDLGQAIDEFKHALRLQPNYFAAHLNLANTLLDIGRHDAAMLEFKEALRLKPDDPKAHNDLGVALKEMGDPAGAIAEFKTVLRHNPDDVNAHNNLGVALKASGDLDGAIAEYRTAATLQPNDVNAHFNLGLGLMEKRQPEAAINEFRTALHLRPNDAKIRFNLGNALAGIGQRMEAAQELRQYLRLELDTRANRRWLEQAEAKLRELEMP, encoded by the coding sequence ATGCGAGACGGTGTTCGCCACCCGGCGCTGGTATGCCATATCAGTCCAATCCTCATCCTGTTGACGCTCAGCCTGGTCTTGCCCTTTGGAGCAGCAGGCCGCGCGGCACCGGCGGACAAGCCGGCAGCCAAATCCGGCCCGCCCGACAAACAGACGCTGGAAGAGGAACAGATCGTGTCCACCACGGACAAGATTACCCAACCGGTGGACACGGACGCTGAAGCCATGCGCCACAACGATCTCGGGGTGGCTTTTGTCTTCAAAGGGGATCTCGGGCAAGCCATCGACGAATTCAAACATGCGCTGCGCCTCCAGCCGAACTATTTCGCCGCCCACCTTAACTTGGCGAATACCCTTCTGGATATCGGCCGGCATGACGCCGCGATGCTCGAATTCAAGGAAGCCCTCCGGCTGAAGCCGGACGATCCGAAAGCGCACAATGACCTGGGGGTCGCGCTCAAGGAAATGGGTGATCCGGCCGGCGCCATCGCGGAATTCAAGACCGTCCTACGCCACAATCCTGACGACGTGAACGCCCACAACAACCTCGGCGTCGCTCTGAAGGCCTCGGGCGATCTCGACGGCGCCATCGCGGAGTATCGAACCGCCGCGACTCTGCAACCAAACGATGTGAATGCCCATTTCAATCTCGGACTCGGACTGATGGAAAAACGTCAGCCGGAGGCGGCGATCAATGAGTTTCGCACGGCCCTGCATCTGCGCCCCAACGACGCCAAGATCCGGTTTAACCTCGGCAATGCCTTGGCCGGCATCGGACAGCGCATGGAAGCCGCGCAGGAACTGAGACAATACCTGCGACTGGAACTCGACACTCGGGCAAACAGACGGTGGCTTGAGCAAGCCGAAGCGAAACTTCGGGAATTGGAGATGCCGTAA